CCATCGCCGACATCGCGCTCGTCGTCGCCTGGGACGACAAGGCCGACCGGCGCGATATGTTCCTCGTCGACCAGAAGACGGCCGGCTTCGACACCCGTCCCCTCGAGAAACTCGGGTGGAAGGGGTCACCTACGGGACAGCTCTTCTTCGACGACTGCCGGATCCCACAGGAGAACAAGCTCTCGCGGGCAGTCATGGAGGCCATGAGCGACGGCCGGATGGATCCCAGCGAGTCGTCGTTCGCCACCGGCGGCAACCCGCTGAACACGATGTTCGCCTCGATGCGCAACGGCATGGCCGCTATCTCGGTGGGGATCATGCAAGCGGCCTACGAGGCCGCACTCGAGTACGCGACCGACCGCGAAGTCTTCGAAAAACCGATCGGACAACACCAGCTGATTCAGGAGAAGCTGTACAATATCCGCGCGGGACTTGAGACGGGACGGCTCCTCACCCGCTACACCGCCCAGAAGATCGCCGAGGGCGACGAGGAGGCGCGGATGCTCTCCTCGCTCTCGAAGGGCTGGGTCTGCGAGAAATCGGTCGAGGTGGCCGACGATGCGATGCAGATCTACGGCGGCAACGGGCTCTCGACGGACTATCCCCTCGAGCGTTACTACAGGGATGCCCGCACGATGACCATCCCCGACGGAACGACCGAAATCCAGAAACTCGTCGTCGGCTACGAACTGACCGATATGCAGGCGTATACGTGACGTCGACCATATGCAGGCGTATAGGTGAGCCGATCGTCGACGGGATCGGCCGAGATCACACAGCTGGTAGTCTGAATCGGGAGACGAGTTAGCAGTATTCGTGTGGGTTGACCACTAGATTTACGGTATTTGGTTCAGACAATGGTGGTATGACGATCCGTCCGCGTTCGAGTACGGACCTGATTTCGGAGACGCGGCCCGGTCTTGCTATCGGCTCGAGGTCCCAACCTGCTGCAGGAACGTCGTTGCGACTCGAGTCTCGAGCCGGAACGCGGGAGACGCCGGTCGATGAACCGGGAGATCAGTGCCAATCCCCGCAGGGGCGTCCTCGAGACGGAGTGTGCCGATAGATGTCCGACGCGGAGTTCAGCCTCATCGACGAGAAGATCGGGCTGTTCGGTGGGACCTTGCTTCTCGTCGGGAACGTCATCGCGATGACGGCGTTTCTCCTGCCTGCCCACCTGATCGCCGACGACGGACTCGGTCCCGAGGTCGCAATTGCGATGTTGCTCGTCATCCTCCCGGTCACGTTCAGCATCCTCAGTACGTTGCAGATCGGCGGGGCGATGCCGGCCGCCGGCGGGAGCTACGTCTACGGCTCGCGGCTCATCAGTCCCTTTTTCGGCTTCCTGTTGCCGTGGATCGTCATCCCGTCGATCTGGCTCGGGCAGCTCTACCTCGCGTTCGGCTTCGCCGAGTTCGTGAGTTTCTTCCCGACGTTCGACTGGATCCCGATGTGGGCACTGATGTACGCCGTCATGATCCCGTTCGTCGTCCTGAACGTCCTCGGTATCCGGCTGGTGACGCAGGTCCAGATCGTGCTGGTCTCGATCATCATCGGCGGAATGTTGCTGTTCATCCTTCCGGGGACGCTCCACGTCGACACCGGCAACTACTCCGGGATGTTCGAATCCGGAACGGGACCCTTCTTCCTGGCCGTCGTCTCGCTGTCAATCGCGATGCACGGCTTCGGCCTCGCGACCGATCTCGGGGAGGAACTCGAGGATCCGGTGACGAACATCCCGCGCGTGCTGGGGCTGAGCGCCGTGATCTCGATCGGGCTCATGGTCGCCCTTGTCGTCGTCGCTGTCGGCGTCGTGCCAACCGAGTTCTACGTCGAGAACCGCGACGCCGGCGTCGCGTACGCCGCCTTCGAGTTCCTGCCGAGCGGCGGTGCGTACGTCGTCGCGTTCGCCGCGGTCGTGGGGGCGTTCACTTCGCTGAACACGCTGTACACAGCCTACTCCAGACAGCTGATGCGGGCCGCCCGCGACGAGGCGATCCCGCTCTACTTCGCGAAGCTCCACCCCGAGTACCAGACGCCCTACCGGGCGATTCTGCTGCTCGCCGTGCCGGCGTTGATTCTGGTGCCGCCGATCAGCCAGACGACGCCCGTGCTCATGGCCTCGGTGTTGGCGATGACCTCGATGATCGGGGCGATTATCAGTTCGATCGCGCTGTGGAACCTCCCCAAGCGGTTCGAACGTCGCTACGAGTACTCGATCTACAAGCTGCCGTTGCCGTTCCTGAAGTTCGTCGCCGTCGGGAGCGCGCTCGTGGCCACCGTGTTCCTCCTCGGGGTCTCCCTGGAACTGGGCTGGGTGCTCGCGATCATCCTCGGCTGGATGGTGCTCGCCTACCCGACCTACCGCTACCGCGTCTGCTCGCTCGAGGCGAACAAAGACGTCGATCTGAGACGACGGATGAAGTCGCTTCACGATTACGAGGAAGAGCGCGCCGAAGCCGGCTCCCGTGCCGGTCAGGAACAGTCCGTCGATACGGAAACCGACGTGGATAGCTCGTCACCCGCCGAGGATTGATCAATATGCTAAACTGGCTCCCAACGAAACGAGAACCCGAACCCGACCTCGAGTCGGCCTCGCCCGCGCTGCTCAGACGGCGAGCGGTCGCGACGGTGATCGATCTGGCGGTCTGTTACTTCGTCATCGAAACCGCGATACTTGCGGTGCTGATGGTCGCGTTCACGGACTTCTTCGTCGCCCCGAACAGCGACGCGTTCGCACTCAGTATCGTCGGTCTCGTGCCGATCTACCTGCTCTACACGTTCTGCTTCGAGTGGCGGTACACCAGAACACCGGGGAAAAAGCGCATGGGTCTGCTCGTCGTCGAGGCGGATGGCTCTCGATTGGGACTTCGCACGGCGGCGGTTCGAAACATCGTCCGGTACGTCGACTGGCTGCCGGCGGGCTACGCAGTCGGCTGGCTGCTCGCTCGCCGATCCTCGACCGGGAAGCGACTGGGCGACCGACTGGCCGGTACGCTCGTCGTGCGTCCGGTCACGACCGCTGACCCGCTGTACACGACCGAGCGGGAACGATACGACGTCGAGGACGGATCGACTAAAACAACCGAGCGTCAGTAGTCCGCTTGCTGCTGGACGTCTTCGTACCGGCTCTGATGCTCTTCGTAGGCCCACTCGTAGGCGTCCTCGGGATCCTGTCCGTCGACCAACACCCGGTTCGTCAGTTCGGCGTCGATATCGAACGTCCCGACGTGTAGCGTCTCGGGACTCGAGGGGATCTCCGGATTGTCGAGTTCGGGGACGATCTCGTCCATGACGAACTGGTTTTTCTCGAGGAACGCCCCGTCTTCGATCTGGAATATCTCGGCCGACTGGTAGGCGTCGGTCTCGATGATATCCTCGTACGGCGGAAGGAATCGCATCGGTTCGATGAGTGAGACTTCGACGTGCCGGTCGGACCCGTACATGTATCGTTTGAAGTCCTTGGCGTCCTCCGGATTGCTCGAGTTCTCGACGATCGGGGTGCCGTTGACGAGCACCCAGCCCCGCGAGATCGGGTCGGCCCCTTCGCGCATCGGGATCAGCGCCTGGTCCGTGGCGAGTGCAACCTCTTCGGCTCCCGCGAAGTACGCCGGACCGCAGAGCCACGCGTTGTTCATGAAACACTGGCCGAACCGACCGGCGATCCAGTACTCGATCGTCTCCTCCCAGCCGATGCTCGAGGGATCCGGCGAGTACTCGGACAGTTCTTGCAGTACGTCGAGGACGGCCATCGCGTGCTCCTCTTCGAACCAGAGTTCGACGTCGCCCCCGTTTTCCTCCCAGAACCAACCACCCGAGTTGTACAGCCAGTTCGAGAAGTCGGAGCCGGATTTCCCCGCCGACTGCCCGGCGAGTCCGAACCCGCGCATCTCTTCGAACTCGTCGGACTCGTCGATGATGCGAGCGTTTTCGACCAGTTCGTCCCACGTTTCGGGGACCTCCAGATCCAGTGCCTCGTAGACGTCCGACCGATAATTGAGACAGCCGCCGACGTAGATCCCGTGTGGAATCGAGTGCGTTTCGTCCTCGCGATCGCCTCTCATCGGCTGCAGCGTGTACTTGTAGAGCGCGTCGCCCCACTCGTCCTCGAGGTCGTCGACGACGTCGTCGACGGGCATGGTTAGCCCCTGATTGATCAGATCACCGATTTCGGCGGTCGTCGCGTGGTAGATCTCGGGGGCGTCGCTAGCCTGTAACAGCGTCGCAAGCCGTTGTTCCCCTGTCCCGTGGAAGCCGGCGTGCTCGACGTTTATCGGGACCTCGGATTCCTCCTCCCATCCTGGGACGAGTTCATCCTCCCAATAGGGTTCCCACTGATCACCGGAGAAGTCGGTCAAAATGTGTATCTCGTCTTCGTCGTCTCCCCCACCAACACAACCCGCGAGGAGTCCGGCCGAACCGGCCCCGATACCCTGCAGTACCCGTCGCCTGTGTATACCAGTGTCTGGCATATACCGTGGGCATTGTTAACAATCGTTATAAAGTTACCGACTACAATCACCGTTTTTAGACAGGTGCCGATTTCGGTTGCCGAACTGATTCAGTCGATCCGAAGTCCACTCTTCGGATCGAACGTCTTTATCGCGCCCGTATCGAACTGGAGCCCGTACTGCTTGCCGTTGCCGCGGAACCTCGGCGGCGTAACCACGGTAATTCGCCCGAGCGGCGTGTCGAAGAGGCTGTGGGTCTGATCGCCGAGCGTCTCGTCGAAAACGTGCTCCCCGGTCACGCCCTCGTCCGGATCGTCCGCGATCGAGATATCCTGCGGTCGGATACCGATTCTGACGTTGCCGCCGGCGTACTGCGTCAACGCCTCCGAAGTCTCGACCTGATAGACCGCGTCTCCGATCGTGAGATCCATCGTTCCGTTGTGCTGTTCGATGCCCGCGTCGAAGAACTCCATGTTCGGCCGACCGATGAACTCCCCGACGAACGACGAGGTCGGTTCGTCGTAGACCTCCTCTGGCGGCCCGACCTGCTCTAGTTCGCCGTCGTTCATGACCGCGATGCGATCGCTCATCGTCATCGCCTCCTCCTGATCGTGGGTGACGTACATCGTCGGACAGCCGACCTTCTCGGTCACTTCGGCGAACAGCGGTCGAAGCTCGTGTTTGAGCTTCGCGTCCAGATCGCTCATCGGTTCGTCGAACAGGAACATCGCTGGCTCCCTGACGATGGATCGACCGAGCGCGACGCGCTGTTGTTGTCCCCCGGAGAGCTCGCTCGGGTGTTTGTCCAGCTGGTCGGCGATCTGTAACATCTCCGCCGCTTCGCGGACTCGCTCGTACCGTTGCTCCTTGCTCTGTCCCTCGAGTTTCAACGGGTAGGCCATGTTGTCCTGGACGGTCATGTGCGGGTAAAGCGCGATGTCCTGAAACAGGAGTGCGATACCGCGTTGTTGGACCGGGTAGTCGGTGACGTCATGGTCGCCGAACATGACCTGTCCCGACGTTGTGCTCTCGAGGCCAGCCACGCAGCGCAGCGTCGTCGTTTTCCCGCAGCCGGACGGGCCGACGAGCGTAATGAACTCGCCGTCGTCGATTGTGAGGTTGAAGTCGTCGACCGCGACGAGCGATCCGAATTGTTTCGTGAGGTTCTGGATGGTGATTTTTGCCATGGTTTCGTAGTGTGTTGAATCGTGTTTAATTGGTCTTCTCGATACTATTTCAGAGCGCTCGAATCTTGAATCCCTTCAGCAGGTACGACTGCAGGAAGAACGCGAACAGAAGTGCCGGTAGCGAAACCAGCAGACTCACAGCCATGAACTCGGGCCAGCCGGTCTCCCACGAGGAGTGAAACAGCCGGAAGATTCCCGGCGGGAACGTAGTCGCCGAGTCCGACGGCATGAGGATGTACGCGAACGTGAAGTCGCCCCACGCGATCGCGAACGCGAACACGGCGTTGGCGATCATCGCCGGCTTGGTCTGTGGGACGACGACATCGAGGAACCCGCGCCACCTCGACGCGCCCGCGACCCAGGCGGACTCCTCCATCGACGCCGGGATGGTCTGGATGTACTTCCACATTAGCCAGACGGCAAACGGCATCGATAGCGCGCTCAGCGCCAGAATCAGCCCGACGTACCTGTTGAGCAGTCCCAGCGCGTCCCAGATGAGGTACAGCGGAATCGCGAGGACGATCGGACTGAACATGTAGCCGACCAGCAGAAATCGGGCGGTCTTGACCTTGTGTTTGTAGTCGAACCGCGCCAGCCCGTAGCCAGCGATTAGCGAGACGACGATGACGGTCACGACGACGCCAACCGTGACGATGATGCTGTTCAGCAGGTATCGACCGACGGTCGGATTGAAGATCACGTCGAACTGCTGGACGGTGAACGTCTCTGCTGTCGGTATCGGGAAGAACCCGTCCTGGACGCCCAGACGGGTCATGAACGAGCTTCGGGCCATCCAGTAGATCGGGAACCCGAGAACGACCAGCAGTGTTGCCATGCTTCCGTACAGCCCGGCCCGGTAGATGAGGCTCCGATAGGTGTGTGGAATCCGGAAGCTGCGACCGAACTCCGGTTCGTCGGGTTCGTTCTGCGTGCTCATGTTTCCACCTCCTGACTCGGGTTGAGGTGTTTCAGGTAGATCAGTCCGCTCGCGAGCAGGAAGACGAACATCACGATCGCGACGGCGTTGCCCATCCCGTAGGCGCCGAGTTCGAACGTCTCTCGGTAGGCGAGGATCGGCATGGTCGTCGTCGCGCTACCCGGACCGCCCTGGGTCAGCTGGTAGATGATATCGTACTTGTTGAACATGAACACCGCGCGGAGGAAGATCACGACGAGAATCGCGCCGTAGAGCCGCGGCAGCGTAATGTCGCGGAACATCTCCCAGGTCGTCGCCCCACAAACCTTCGCGGCTTCGTAGAACCGATCGGGGATCGACTGAAGCTGAGCGAGCGTGAACAGCGTCACGAACGCCGAGAACTTCCAGCTACTGATGAGAACGACGGCGGTCATCGAGAGGCTCGTGTTTCCGAGCAGGTAATCGCTCCAGAGACCGAGCTGTTCGGCACCGATCCAGTGGAGCACTCCGTCGTACGGATCGAGCATGAACAGGAACATCATCGTAACGATGATCGTCGGGATGAGGTACGACGTGAACACGAGCGTACTCAGAATCCGGCTCCCGCGGGAGATCTTGTTCAACACGAGCGCCATCCAGACGCCGACGATCAGTTGGATGACCGTGGAGCCGATCATGAATACGAACCCGCGCCACATCGACCCCCAGAAGCGATCGATCTGGAAGACCTCGACGTAGTTGCTGAACCCGACGAACTCCCACTGCGGGTTCAACAATGGGATGTTGTGAAACGATGCGGCGATCGCGAATCCGATCGGTATCAGCGCGACCAGTGTGTACAGCAACAACACCGGCAGGATCGTAAGCCAGCCCCAGAAGTCCTCCGAGGAAATCTCGAACCCACCGATCGAGATTCCGTCGTCGTAGAACCGACGGGATCTGTCTACTGGCTCAATGTCGGTTGCCATGGAGTCACAATACACACGATAATTGTTAACATTTTCCCTCACGGCTGGTAGCTTCCGGCCAATCAGGTTCGCCCGGACGAACTGCTTCCGGGGCGAAGTAGTGCACTTATTGTCTTCTGGAGTTCCTGAACTGTCCAGTTTCCGCACCCGAAAGTTACTGTTCGTGTAGAATACCTCTCCGCGTGACGGGGTGACCCCTCGAGCCCGGCGCGCACGGAACGGAGGAGAGTATTTTTACCCCTGTCAACGCGTTGTCTACCCATGAGTGTACCACGAGAGAGTCACGCGATGGCGGCCGATCGGTCTCGAGACGGCTCGCCGTCGGCTGGGGCCCGACGGGAGCGTCGCCAGTCCAGTATTGATATCAACTCGACGCGACGCCTCCATCCGAAGCGACGACGGCCGGAGGCGAGCGACCGATGAGCGTCGTCCTCACGCCGTACGTCTTCGGCGCCGGCGGCGAACGGCTCGTCGACGCGATTCGCGACCGTCGGCCCGATATCGATCTGGGGCATCCCGACGAGGACGACCTGCTCGATGCGGTCGTCGACGCCGAGATCGTCGTGACCGGTCGACTCCCGGAGGAGGTGCTGACCGCAGCGGACGACCTGCGTTGGGTACAGGCGCTCAGTGCGGGAACGGACGCCTACGATCACGACGCGCTCGACGCTCGAGACATCGCATTGACGACCGTCTCGGGAATCCACGCGAAACCGATCGCCCAGCAGGTGCTGGGATATCTGCTTTACTTCGAGCGGCGGTTCGATCGCGCGATCGCCCAACAGCGGAGCCGTACCTGGAAGCGATACACTGGTGGCGAGCTGGGCGACCGCACGATCGGTATCGTCGGCGTCGGTGCGATCGGATCGCAGATCGCCGACTACTGTACCACGTTCGACGCGCGCGTCATCGGGACGAAACGCGATCCGAGCGACGCGCCCGCGGCCGTGGACGCCGTCTACGGTCCGGACGACCTCGAGACCGTCCTCGCTGAGAGCGACTACCTCGTCCTCGCCTGTCCGCTCACCGAGGAGACGCGCGGGCTGATCGACGCCGAGGCGGTGGCGACGCTGTCCGACGACGCCGTCCTCGTCAACATCGCCCGCGGTGAGGTCGTCGATCAGGCGGCGCTCGTGGACGCCCTCGAGTCCGACGAACTCGGCGGCGCGGCGCTGGACGTCTTCGACGAGGAACCGTTGCCCGAGACGTCGCCGCTGTGGGACCGCGACGACGTGCTCGTGACGCCGCACATGGCGGGGTCGACCCCCCACTACTGGGAGCGCTGTGCCGACGTATTCGTTCGGAACTACGATCGGTTCCGGGACGGGGAGGCCCTCGAGAACCGGGTCGTCTGAGTCAGCGTACCGATTCGCCGACGTTCGGTTCGTCGATAGATTCAAGAACCGATCCGTCGACAATACTGTATGTCAACGCTTCGCATTGATGCGAACGTACCGAGTCTGTCCCCCGAGACGGGTGACGCCGCCGAACGTGCCGAGGAACTCGGCTTCGACGGCGTCTGGACGGCCGAAACGGACCACGACGCCTTTTTGCCGCATCCGGTCATCGCGGATCGGACCGAGCGGATCCAGCAGGGAACGCGCATCGCGCTCGCGTTTACTCGAAGTCCGATGGCCCTCGCCTACACGGCCTGGGATCTCGCGCAATACTCGAACGGGCGGTTCGTGCTCGGTCTCGGCACGCAAGTCAAGGGGCACAACGAGCGACGGTTCAGCGTGGACTGGGAATCACCCGGCCCGCGACTGCGCGAGGTCGTCGAATCGGTGCGCCACATCTTCGACGTCTTTCGGGGTGAGACCGAACTCGACTACGAGGGCGACCACTACTCCTTTTCGCTGATGACCGAGACGTTCGATCCCGGGCCGATCGACCACCCCGACGTGCCGATTTACATCGCCGGCGTCAACGAGTACAACATCCGGCTGGCGGGCGAACGCTGCGACGGACTGGCGATGCACCCGTTCAACACACCTGCGTACGCGAGCGACGTTATCGCTCCGACGGTCGCGGAGGGGGCGGACCGCACCGACAGATCCCTCGAGGACGTCGCCCTCTCGGCGAGTCCGTTCGTCGTGACGGGCGAGACGGAAGACGAGATGGATCGCTCCCGCGAGGAGGTCCGCCGCCGAATCGCCTTCTATGGCAGTACCCGAACCTACCACGACGTCCTCGAGCACCACGGCTGGGGCTCGATCGGCGAGGAACTCCACGAACTCTCCCGAGATCAGCGATGGGACGAGATGGCCGACCGCGTCACGGACGAGATGGTCGCGACGTTCGCGATCGAAGCGCCGCCCGAAGAACTCCTCGACCGCGCTCGAGACGCCTACGGCGGGATCGCCGACCGACTCGTCCTCCCCCTCGATCAGGGCGAGGCCTTCATGAACGAGTAACGACGAACGCCGTCGAAACTGTCGAACGAGACGCGCCCTCGTCGCTCCAGCGTTCCGAGCGCGCCCAGCGTGTCGAGCAATTGTGCCGGATACCGAACTTCGCCGGCGCGATTTCGGGTGATCTCCATCGGCGTCGCCGGTCCGACGGTCACGACGGCCTCGAGGGTATCGGCGGTGAGCGACTCGAGTTCGTTTCGGGTGAACTCGACGGTCTGTCGGTGCGTCGTGAAGACCGGTCCGTGACCCGGGAAGATCCGATCGAACGAGCGTTCCTCGAGACGATCCATCGCGTCGTGAAACGCGTCGACGGCCTCGTAGGCACCGTGATCGATCCCGACGTGGATCGCCCCGGGCCGGAACGGTTCGACGAGCGCGTCACCGCTGAACAGCACCTGCTGGTCGCCGACCGTCGTTGCGAGGCTCGCGTGATCGATCTGATGACCGGGCGTGTGGATAGGGTCGAACTCGAGACCCGCGACCGAGAACAAGTCGCCGAACGCGAAGCCGACGGCCTCGTCCGGGGCGAGCAGTCGCCGGTTGCGTTGCAACGAGTCCCGGGCGCGTTCGACCTCCCGTTCGATCGCCTCGCCCCGGTAGCCCGCGGAGCGGCCGATTTCGCGAACGCCGTCGGCCAGGTCGGCCGGGTCGCGCTCGAGTCGCTCGAGCACCGGCGCGGGCGCATAGACGGTCGCACCCGCCTCGCGAAGTAACGGCACCTGCCCGATGTGGTCGCTGTGGGGGTGGGTGACGACGACGGCCTCGACGTCTCCCGGCTCGTAGCCGCGTTCGGCCAGCCCCTCGCGGATCGTTTCTTCGGCTCGATCGCTGGGGTCACCGGCATCGACGAGGATCGGTGCCGGCGTCTCGAGCAGGTAGGCCGCGGCGTGCTTCGGCGGCCACTCGATGTCGAACTCGAGTCGCGTGATCTCCGTTTGTGCGGAGTCCACCGTCCCCTCCGTCGGTTTGCTCATCGACTCGCCTCAGATTAACTCGCGGGCGATCGTTCGTTTCTGGATCTCGTCGGTGCCCTCGAAGATGCGGAAGACGCGGGCCGAACGGTAGTTCCGTTCGATTGGCAGGTCCTTCATGAAGCCGGCACCGCCGTGGACCTGCATCGCGATGTCGGCCGCGTCATTGGCCAGTTGCGCGCCGCGAAGTTTCGCCATCGACTCCTCCTTGCGAGCGCGCTCGCCGTTGTCCATCTTCCAGGCTGCATAGCGGTAGAGCTGACGAACCTGTTCGATGTCGGTCGCGAGTTCGGCGAGTTGGAAGGAGATTCCCTGTCGGTGACCGATGGGTTTCCCGAAGGTTTCCCGCTCGCGAGCGTACTCCACGGACATGTCTAGCAGGAACTCGGCTGTGCCGACTGCGCCGGCGGCGATATTGATTCGACCGCCACCGATCCAGTCCATCGCCGACTGGAACCCTTTGTCGACCTCGCCGAGCACCTGCTCTTCCCCGACGCGACAGTCGTCGAAGCGGAGGGGGCCGTGGGTTCCGGGGGTGATACCCATCGTACGGTGGATCTTCCCCACCTCAAAGCCGGGAGTCCCCTTGTCGACGAGGAAGCACGTGATTCCATTGAGGTCACCGTCCTCGCCGCTGGTTCGGGCAAAGACCATCGCGAAATCCGCGTAGGGGGCGTTCGTAATCCAGACCTTCTCGCCGTTGATTACCCACTCGTCCCCGTCTTTCTCGGCTCGGGTGTCCATGTGGTGGGCGTCGCTGCCGTGGCTCGGTTCGGTCAGTGCGAAACAGGTCGTGATCTCGCCGTCCATCAACGGGTCGAGATACTCCTCGCGCTGACGTTCGTCACAGTTCAGCAGGATTGGCGTCGGCCCACCCGCGCCGCCGAAGATGGCGCTGTGAAAACCCGGTGGCCGGTTGGACATGTGTTCGCCGACGATAGCGCGAGTGAGAATGTCGACATCACCGCCGCCGACCTCTTCGGGCATCGTCATGCCGTAAAAGCCCGCCTCGACGGACTTCTTGCGGATCTGTTCGACGATGTCGCGGTACTCTGGAACCTGCCGGTGGTTCTCGTCGACAATGTGTTTCTGGTAGTCCTCGTCGAGGAATTGGTTATACTCGTTCTCGAGCGGTTTGACTTCCTGATCGACGAAGTCGTCGAGCGCCTGCTTGATCTGCACCGCTTCGGACGGTTCGCTAAAGTCCATAGCCTATATGACAGAACATGGTACATAAGTGTTATCGTGGCCCATACGTCTGACGGGAGACCGCGAATCGGGAAGTGTCGGTCGGCGGACGGACGCCGCTGTTCGACAGAACAGAACAATTATGTCACCCTACCGGCAACGTATTGGTATGACAATTCAGGGCACAGACGAGGGCGACAGGGTGCAATCGGTCGTCAAGACGCTGGATATCCTCGAGGCCCTCTGGCAGTCCGAGGGCGCCGGCGTCACCCAGTTGACCGAGCGCACGGGACTTCCGAAGAGTACGGTCCACGCCCACCTGACGACGCTTCGCTCGAAAGGGTACGTCGTCCAGGACGGCGATGAGTACCGACTGGGCATTCGGTTCCTCTCCTTTGGCGAACACGTCAAACACGCCGAACCGCTGTACGGCGCGTCCGAGACGCCGATCGAGGACCTAGCGGACTGGACCGGTGAGCGAGTCCTCTGTTCGACGGAGCAGAACGGACTGGGAACCGTCATCCGGGCCTGCGACGGCGAACGGTCGATCTCTTCGACTATCGACGTTGGAACGCCGACGTACCTCCATTGTTCGGCCGGCGGCAAGGCGATGCTCGCACACTTCGATCGGGCAAAGATCGATCGAATCGTCGATAACTGGGGGCTTCCGGCCTTTACCGACGAGACGATCACGGACTGGGAGACGCTGGAAACGGAACTCGAGACGATCCGCGAGGAGGGTGTCGCGTACAATCAAGGCGAGTACCTGCCCGGTATCAGTGCGGTCGGTGCTCCGGTGCTCGACAGCGACGGGAGCGTCCACGGCGCGGTTACCGTTGCCGGTCCCCAGCACCGACTCGAAAACGAGTGGGAACACGAGGAACTGCACAACCAACTGCTCTCGGCCGCGAACACGATCGAAGTGAATCTCCTGTTCACGGAGTGAGTCTCCGCGCCGCGTCCGGTTCGATTCCCTGCGTTCGGCCTGGCTGAACGATGCTCTGTGATGAGATCGAACGCTAGATTCGTGTCTCGACTCGTCAACGGAGAGTA
Above is a window of Natronorubrum tibetense GA33 DNA encoding:
- a CDS encoding ABC transporter substrate-binding protein, translating into MPDTGIHRRRVLQGIGAGSAGLLAGCVGGGDDEDEIHILTDFSGDQWEPYWEDELVPGWEEESEVPINVEHAGFHGTGEQRLATLLQASDAPEIYHATTAEIGDLINQGLTMPVDDVVDDLEDEWGDALYKYTLQPMRGDREDETHSIPHGIYVGGCLNYRSDVYEALDLEVPETWDELVENARIIDESDEFEEMRGFGLAGQSAGKSGSDFSNWLYNSGGWFWEENGGDVELWFEEEHAMAVLDVLQELSEYSPDPSSIGWEETIEYWIAGRFGQCFMNNAWLCGPAYFAGAEEVALATDQALIPMREGADPISRGWVLVNGTPIVENSSNPEDAKDFKRYMYGSDRHVEVSLIEPMRFLPPYEDIIETDAYQSAEIFQIEDGAFLEKNQFVMDEIVPELDNPEIPSSPETLHVGTFDIDAELTNRVLVDGQDPEDAYEWAYEEHQSRYEDVQQQADY
- a CDS encoding acyl-CoA dehydrogenase family protein, whose product is MMPTDEQRMIRDSVREFMDEEIAPDLPEADRKPLSKDDAIDYMQRMAEIDVGPYAEERFDDPLTSTIVSEEVSRVWPSLQVTMGMSLPVTMFEIFSERTRDAYAEEYDEDRLVGCFAITEPSGGSDTKVPNTTAVTDGDEYVINGEKTWVSNAPIADIALVVAWDDKADRRDMFLVDQKTAGFDTRPLEKLGWKGSPTGQLFFDDCRIPQENKLSRAVMEAMSDGRMDPSESSFATGGNPLNTMFASMRNGMAAISVGIMQAAYEAALEYATDREVFEKPIGQHQLIQEKLYNIRAGLETGRLLTRYTAQKIAEGDEEARMLSSLSKGWVCEKSVEVADDAMQIYGGNGLSTDYPLERYYRDARTMTIPDGTTEIQKLVVGYELTDMQAYT
- a CDS encoding APC family permease, whose amino-acid sequence is MSDAEFSLIDEKIGLFGGTLLLVGNVIAMTAFLLPAHLIADDGLGPEVAIAMLLVILPVTFSILSTLQIGGAMPAAGGSYVYGSRLISPFFGFLLPWIVIPSIWLGQLYLAFGFAEFVSFFPTFDWIPMWALMYAVMIPFVVLNVLGIRLVTQVQIVLVSIIIGGMLLFILPGTLHVDTGNYSGMFESGTGPFFLAVVSLSIAMHGFGLATDLGEELEDPVTNIPRVLGLSAVISIGLMVALVVVAVGVVPTEFYVENRDAGVAYAAFEFLPSGGAYVVAFAAVVGAFTSLNTLYTAYSRQLMRAARDEAIPLYFAKLHPEYQTPYRAILLLAVPALILVPPISQTTPVLMASVLAMTSMIGAIISSIALWNLPKRFERRYEYSIYKLPLPFLKFVAVGSALVATVFLLGVSLELGWVLAIILGWMVLAYPTYRYRVCSLEANKDVDLRRRMKSLHDYEEERAEAGSRAGQEQSVDTETDVDSSSPAED
- a CDS encoding RDD family protein encodes the protein MLNWLPTKREPEPDLESASPALLRRRAVATVIDLAVCYFVIETAILAVLMVAFTDFFVAPNSDAFALSIVGLVPIYLLYTFCFEWRYTRTPGKKRMGLLVVEADGSRLGLRTAAVRNIVRYVDWLPAGYAVGWLLARRSSTGKRLGDRLAGTLVVRPVTTADPLYTTERERYDVEDGSTKTTERQ
- a CDS encoding carbohydrate ABC transporter permease; the encoded protein is MSTQNEPDEPEFGRSFRIPHTYRSLIYRAGLYGSMATLLVVLGFPIYWMARSSFMTRLGVQDGFFPIPTAETFTVQQFDVIFNPTVGRYLLNSIIVTVGVVVTVIVVSLIAGYGLARFDYKHKVKTARFLLVGYMFSPIVLAIPLYLIWDALGLLNRYVGLILALSALSMPFAVWLMWKYIQTIPASMEESAWVAGASRWRGFLDVVVPQTKPAMIANAVFAFAIAWGDFTFAYILMPSDSATTFPPGIFRLFHSSWETGWPEFMAVSLLVSLPALLFAFFLQSYLLKGFKIRAL
- a CDS encoding carbohydrate ABC transporter permease, whose protein sequence is MATDIEPVDRSRRFYDDGISIGGFEISSEDFWGWLTILPVLLLYTLVALIPIGFAIAASFHNIPLLNPQWEFVGFSNYVEVFQIDRFWGSMWRGFVFMIGSTVIQLIVGVWMALVLNKISRGSRILSTLVFTSYLIPTIIVTMMFLFMLDPYDGVLHWIGAEQLGLWSDYLLGNTSLSMTAVVLISSWKFSAFVTLFTLAQLQSIPDRFYEAAKVCGATTWEMFRDITLPRLYGAILVVIFLRAVFMFNKYDIIYQLTQGGPGSATTTMPILAYRETFELGAYGMGNAVAIVMFVFLLASGLIYLKHLNPSQEVET
- a CDS encoding ABC transporter ATP-binding protein, which encodes MAKITIQNLTKQFGSLVAVDDFNLTIDDGEFITLVGPSGCGKTTTLRCVAGLESTTSGQVMFGDHDVTDYPVQQRGIALLFQDIALYPHMTVQDNMAYPLKLEGQSKEQRYERVREAAEMLQIADQLDKHPSELSGGQQQRVALGRSIVREPAMFLFDEPMSDLDAKLKHELRPLFAEVTEKVGCPTMYVTHDQEEAMTMSDRIAVMNDGELEQVGPPEEVYDEPTSSFVGEFIGRPNMEFFDAGIEQHNGTMDLTIGDAVYQVETSEALTQYAGGNVRIGIRPQDISIADDPDEGVTGEHVFDETLGDQTHSLFDTPLGRITVVTPPRFRGNGKQYGLQFDTGAIKTFDPKSGLRID